A single genomic interval of Lathyrus oleraceus cultivar Zhongwan6 chromosome 7, CAAS_Psat_ZW6_1.0, whole genome shotgun sequence harbors:
- the LOC127101102 gene encoding uncharacterized protein LOC127101102 — translation MMSELPDLPDCVISHIFSKLSLKSLVKTSALSKQWYHEWGLRKDLNFDLHNMFDYNTIPKFPITLTLFQELQSLFATRLDNFMQKYHGDMIRSIRINFPLDAHHTHVINGLIHKGVVKGANRIELLFAHHTRHIQPYKFVFPFLSCTNSVTYLHLRNCHIAAPMEFSGFKNLTTLVLQLLPLDQNILQPLFFNCIYLQNLTLNQCTFRSDLTITSPTLLHFNINCRHVIGGMKTNIHIIASNLLSMKYSSYFCPRHTLNFNSPMLSKFSYSCHRISNFVDFSGLKNMKTIVLDRLLDCLQTDVITHLFSKCLLLEHVTFNNCKFTCDLKIRSATLLHLSIVNCLYYKNLRCYDFSHKLDIDALNLSSFEYRSHTVMRPVISLAAPKLFKVFWDAGFRKRNVSNFAKIARLHLVQNLTMNMSFSQIPKLTKDLVRFQNLKQLKLFIVGAYNPKMDYFWILDIAMASQHLQKLSLTIRNGHTERSHMVGSGRQRREYAKFCHNELKYVELHGCVCSINVIELASHLLRSATLLKQITFSSRRNFYIGAGRWSKDPDDCCWFQHDLIHQHLKHEVNQQCHLIIF, via the exons ATGATGAGTGAGTTGCCTGATTTGCCTGATTGTGTTATATCGCATATCTTTTCCAAGTTAAGTCTGAAAAGTTTGGTAAAAACTAGTGCTTTGTCCAAACAATGGTATCACGAATGGGGATTAAGGAAGGACCTCAATTTTGATCTACATAACATGTTTGACTATAATACAATTCCAAAGTTCCCAATAACCCTTACACTCTTTCAAGAGCTTCAATCTCTTTTTGCTACAAGATTGGATAATTTCATGCAGAAATATCATGGTGACATGATCCGTTCTATCCGAATAAATTTTCCATTAGATGCCCATCATACTCATGTCATTAATGGATTGATTCACAAAGGAGTTGTCAAGGGTGCCAATCGTATCGAGTTGCTATTCGCACATCATACTCGTCATATTCAGCCGTACAAATTTGTATTTCCTTTCTTATCTTGCACTAATTCCGTCACATATCTGCACCTACGGAACTGCCACATTGCAGCACCTATGGAATTTTCTGGGTTCAAGAATTTGACAACTCTTGTGTTGCAACTACTTCCTTTGGACCAGAATATACTTCAGCCTCTCTTTTTTAACTGCATCTATCTTCAGAATCTCACTCTTAATCAATGTACCTTCAGATCTGACTTAACAATAACTAGTCCAACATTGCTTCATTTCAACATTAACTGCCGCCATGTCATAGGTGGGATGAAGACTAATATTCATATCATTGCATCAAATCTCTTATCTATGAAATATTCTTCCTACTTTTGCCCTAGACATACACTCAACTTTAACTCTCCTATGTTATCCAAGTTTAGCTACTCATGTCATAGAATTTCTAATTTTGTTGATTTTTCTGGACTCAAAAATATGAAAACAATTGTGTTGGATCGACTTCTTGATTGTCTCCAAACTGATGTCATCACTCATTTGTTTTCTAAATGTCTCCTACTTGAACATGTCACCTTTAACAACTGCAAGTTCACTTGTGATTTGAAAATTAGGAGTGCAACCTTGCTTCATTTGAGCATTGTTAACTGTCTCTACTATAAGAATCTTCGTTGTTATGATTTTTCTCATAAGTTAGACATTGATGCTTTGAATCTCTCATCATTTGAATATAGAAGTCACACTGTCATGAGGCCTGTAATCTCTCTTGCGGCTCCCAAGTTATTCAAGGTTTTTTGGGATGCAGGTTTCAGAAAGAGAAATGTATCCAACTTTGCTAAAATTGCAAGGTTACATCTGGTTCAGAATTTAACTATGAATATGAGCTTTTCACAG ATACCCAAGTTAACAAAGGATTTGGTTCGATTTCAAAATCTTAAACAATTGAAATTATTTATTGTCGGAGCATATAATCCTAAAATGGATTACTTTTGGATTTTAGATATTGCAATGGCTTCTCAGCATCTCCAAAAACTTTCTCTAACA ATTAGAAATGGACATACAGAAAGATCACATATGGTTGGATCTGGGAGACAAAGAAGAGAATATGCCAAGTTTTGTCACAATGAGTTAAAATATGTGGAGTTACATGGTTGTGTTTGCTCCATAAATGTAATTGAGTTGGCTAGTCATCTATTGAGGAGTGCAACTTTGCTTAAGCAAATTACTTTCAGTTCTCGTCGCAATTTCTATATAGGTGCTGGAAGATGGAGTAAGGATCCCGATGATTGTTGTTGGTTTCAACACGATCTTATTCATCAGCATCTTAAACATGAAGTAAATCAACAATGTCACCTCATCATTTTCTAG
- the LOC127102249 gene encoding phosphoenolpyruvate carboxylase 4, with translation MTESQTGKSGFQKLLEPQLPQLPGIAPYRVVLGNVKDKLERSRRRLELLLEDVACDYDPLDYYETADQLLEPLLLCYESLQSYGSGVLADGRLADLIRRVATFGMVLMKLDLRQESGRHADTLDAITTYLDMGTYSEWDEEKKLDFLTRELKGKRPLVPVSIEVPADVKEVLDTFQIAAELGSDSLGAYVISMASSASDVLAVELLQKDARLAATGELGRACPGGTLRVVPLFETVKDLREAGSVIRKLLSIDWYHEHVIKNHNGHQEVMVGYSDSGKDAGRFTAAWELYKAQEDVVAACNDYGIKVTLFHGRGGSIGRGGGPTYLAIQSQPPGSVMVGYTFSFIIVNFFSF, from the exons ATGACAGAATCCCAAACAGGAAAGTCCGGTTTTCAGAAGCTTTTAGAGCCACAACTTCCTCAACTTCCTGGAATTGCTCCTTATAGAGTTGTCTTGGGAAATGTAAAGGATAAG CTTGAGAGGAGCCGTAGACGGTTAGAACTTCTTCTTGAGGATGTTGCATGTGACTACGATCCTTTGGATTATTATGAAACTGCTGACCAGCTTTTGGAACCTCTGCTTCTCTGCTATGAATCTCTG CAATCATACGGATCCGGGGTGCTAGCTGATGGTCGACTTGCTGATCTCATTCGTAGAGTTGCTACCTTTGGAATGGTTCTAATGAAGCTTGACTTGCGCCAG GAATCAGGGAGACATGCTGACACGCTTGATGCAATCACAACGTATTTGGATATGGGTACTTACAGTGAATGGGATGAAGAAAAGAAATTAGATTTCTTAACTAGAGAGCTGAAAGGGAAGAGGCCACTAGTTCCTGTCAGTATAGAG GTCCCGGCTGATGTTAAAGAAGTCTTGGATACATTCCAAATTGCTGCTGAACTAGGGAGTGATTCACTTGGAGCTTATGTGATCTCTATGGCCTCAAGT GCAAGTGATGTTCTTGCAGTTGAGCTTTTACAAAAGGATGCACGGCTCGCTGCTACTGGAGAGTTGGGAAGAGCATGTCCTGGTGGAAC GTTGCGGGTTGTCCCTCTATTTGAAACCGTGAAGGACCTAAGAGAAGCTGGTTCAGTTATCCGGAAACTTTTATCAATAGACTGGTACCACGAACACGTCATTAAGAATCACAACGGTCATCAAGAG GTTATGGTTGGATATTCTGATTCTGGTAAAGATGCTGGACGCTTCACTGCTGCATGGGAACTTTACAAAGCTCAGGAGGATGTTGTTGCTGCTTGCAATGATTACGGTATTAAAGTTACACTGTTCCATGGCCGTGGAGGCAGTATTGGCCGGGGTGGTGGCCCTACATATCTGGCTATTCAATCCCAGCCACCCGGATCTGTGATGGTAGGTTATACATTTAGCTTTATCAttgttaattttttttctttctaa
- the LOC127102251 gene encoding CDP-diacylglycerol--glycerol-3-phosphate 3-phosphatidyltransferase 1, chloroplastic-like: protein TAATAAVKPLFLSFSNSFTSRNFHQHKRFRYTSSATKFPISNKPPSFSANLGLSGKALVSTVPPQPEPEQEQEQPQSSKLLTLPTILTLGRVAAVPLLVATFYLDGWQGTVATTTIFIAASVTDWLDGYIARKMNLKSSFGAFLDPVADKLMVAATLVLLCTRPLDVGLFAQAPWLLPIPAIAIIGREVMNAYLTSNACFTNKLFFTSLGTV from the exons ACCGCCGCCACCGCCGCCGTCAAACCCCTCTTCCTCTCATTCTCAAACTCCTTCACCTCCAGAAACTTCCACCAACACAAACGCTTCAGATACACCTCCTCCGCAACTAAATTCCCAATTTCCAATAAACCCCCCTCTTTCTCCGCCAATTTGGGGCTTTCTGGAAAAGCCCTAGTTTCTACCGTTCCACCACAGCCAGAACCagaacaagaacaagaacaaccACAATCTTCCAAATTGCTCACTCTACCCACCATTCTCACTCTTGGCCGTGTCGCCGCCGTGCCGCTTCTTGTTGCCA CTTTCTATTTGGATGGTTGGCAAGGAACAGTAGCTACTACCACAATCTTCATTGCTGCTTCTGTTACAGATTGGCTTGATGGTTACATTGCTCGCAAG ATGAATTTAAAATCTTCATTTGGTGCATTCTTAGATCCTGTAGCTGATAAG CTTATGGTTGCTGCCACATTGGTTTTATTATGTACTAGACCTTTGGATGTTGGTTTGTTTGCACAAGCACCCTGGTTACTACCTATACCTGCCATTGCCATCATTGGCAGAGAGGTAATGAATGCTTATCTGACTTCTAATGCATGCTTTACTAATAAGCTCTTCTTTACATCACTGGGAACTGTGTGA